In Sesamum indicum cultivar Zhongzhi No. 13 linkage group LG8, S_indicum_v1.0, whole genome shotgun sequence, the sequence CACctgcaaaatttttaaaaagaacacaagaaaaagaaatagaatcGAATTAAATTCTCctacaataatattacaagAACAACTAGAGTCCGAGCAAAAGTTCTCTTTGAGCAAATGATCATATGAAAAGACGGAAATTGTTGGTATTTGCGCACACAGAAAGTGCGTGTTTGTTAACCATGAATTGATTGTAATCAAAACAATCAAAATCCTCTGCCGCAACCTCATCAAACGACGGCGACATGGTCATACAAAATGTGAACACCGATGCATATATACGTAAAACCGGATCGACACACAACATACTGGTAAAAAATACAGTAGAAACAATAGTATATACAAATGAAATACTATTAGTATTCTCAAGTAGGAATGCTTGCATGATGTAGTGTGGGGAGGAAGAAAGAGACCTGAATGGAGATCACCGGAGAATCGACCGCTAGTCGAGTACCGGCGATCGAAGATTTCGAGAGGGGGTGAGTGAGGAAGGACTAAGGAGAACGGGAGGAGAGGTTGAGGCCTGAGGAGAGGAGCCTATAAGTAGGTAGCTACCGAGAATTTGGACCGCTTCTGTATTGTACGGTAAactgtaattatattattattgctataaatagagagagagagagagtgaatGTTCATTAATTGTTTAAgtaaattctaattcaaattaaattttgtgatgttgaaattaattatatgataaatataatataatttgattaacaattcaaaaaaagtacgatataattaatttgaataaaaaattttcaaatcattgtatttctattattacatgtatatatcTCTGCTTtggttattttcttcttctttcttaataactacagcaacaacaacaaatatatacgGGTTGAGTTGCCTTGTTTTAAGGCACCAAACCAATATTACATCATCTtaacatgtaatttttattagcatatattaatcattattcATGGAATTTGCTTCATTTCCATTTAccttattgaattttcaataattcagACAGTTGAATCTCTAAGATGGCCACCTGTATATAAAGTTTAGATTAATCtatgatattatttacttaatatatatatatatgtatattttatttatcaaggAACTAAGGGCTcctaattttctcttttatgcCTACAAATATTTGGTTAAAATAATAACGGGCATGGGTGGCTGAACCCAATTAAGCCTGGCCCAAGTTACAGAACACTGCTGTTGCTACCAGAATCATACATCCTTTCCCTTGGAACATGAACACCTACTTCCACTTCATATCGGACTTCttttaaggaaaaagaaaggggaacaacaaataatttaaacaaaatttctttaacAAGAAGAGATTCTGGTGCAAATACAAAGAGATACCCTCaataaagtttgaaaaataaatgagtgaCTAGTCTATCGCCAAAAGAAGGGCGCGCGTGGTGAGTGATAATATGAATGTAACATATTAACAAGTGACtgaagatatttttttcattaagaGATGAAAACATGTCTATATAAGTAAAACTACGTAAACAAAGTGACGACATCTCTACGATATCCTCGGACTATCAAAAGCCTGGGCACGTTTTCCACCAATAGGTCCATGTATTCCATGTAAAAATAAGCCGGATGGTTCAATGGAGGCGGTGGTAGACTCACCAGGACGACTGCAGCCATCCTCGAGTATCTCAGTATCGTTGTATTCAACTTCAAAGTGGTGTACAGGAATTTCTCAACTTGCTGCTCATTTACCACGACAGCCTTTCCATCAGCCATCAAAGGAGTCCCGTGCTTTTGAGCCTTCTCCTTCATTTCAGACAGATAACTAGCAATTCTCTCCCGGGCACCATTGAATGCCTCCACCGATTCATCTTGCTGCTCTGATTGGCCATCCCATGACTTCAttgaaattacaattaccTCAGCTTGCATGCGGAGATCATAAAGGAACTTCTTGACATCGGCTTTGAGCTCCTCAGCATCTGAATCCTCCTCAGCAATGCAGAAAACCTGAATCTTACAGCTCTCAAAACTTTCTTTTGTGAGGAGGAGCTGCGAGAGAAGCAGCATAAGACCACCATCTCGTACAATCCAATACAAATCAATTGTTCCATATTGCCTTTGATACTCATTGGGCCACTCATCAAGACCCTTGACTATAACAACGGCCTTGTTTGCGACGATGCAGTCATTTATTATTCCCACAAATGTTGCTGGTATTTCAGTTAAATTTTCTTGACGCCATATTTCAGGGTACCGCATCACCACAATATTGGGCTTTAGGTTCCCAAGACCCATAGTCTGGACAATGCCACGAAAGCCATCGGACATGGTAGGGGCAACAACTATCTCTGCAACACCTTCACATcttttatattcaatatatgTACTAAGTGCCCTGCAGGCAGCCTTTGCATCCTCTGCACATTCGTGATACTCGCCATCTAGGATAGAGACGAATATGGACATTCCCCTGCCTTTCTTCTTCATACAATTCGCAAAATCTGCCAGTTTGGGATGGCAAGGTACATTCTCTGGCAATTTGCCCCATGGCCGGCAGAATATGAGGGGGATAGGATACCAGTTCTTTGGGTGTACCTGGTTTGCTGCATGTACAATTAATATTGAGAGGGCAGCATAATCAGACATGTGCTCAGTAAAGGAACTTTATATCACAAGTGTGGGGGTGTTAGGAAAAGAGCATGCGTAAGAAAGACTTATGTTGTGTCTGATTGAAAGATTTAGAGTTAAAGATCTCAAAGAACTCCAGTTCTAAGTAGATTTCAAGCCCACAATACTGTCCATATGAGAAGAGGCGTCCAACTATTCTCAAAAATAGTGGTGGAGAATCAATGTCACACAATCACTTAGATAAAGATAccctttataaaaattattccattttaaataaataaataagtatggttTATCATATTATACAAGAATAAGAGGAGTTTAATGTGGGCATGAggagtatatattatttgtgaaGACAAGAAACTAGTGACAATAATAACAGCAAACAAACCTCCCAAGGATCGCAGACTGCGGAGCGCAAGTTGAAAGTAAGCACTCTTGAAACCATCACCCCAGTCCCCAGCTTTGCCTTTGACGctcacataataatatatgaggGTTGCCAAGGCTAGAGACACCAGGGTGAATGCCCACGAAATCAAGAACATGATAACTgcaaaagacaaaatataagtaaaaggTGTACATACTTGTGTTATGCAGATTAGTAAAGAAACTGAAGCATACATAAAACATTGCATCATTAGCTACAAGTGTAGAAAGCAGAAGTCATTGTCCAACAACTATCCCGATACTTTATTCTCTGCCTTTCGAGGTGGAAATAGAAGTGGTAAAAATGGATCTGGCAGGTCAAACATGGACAGGATAGAAACGATCTCATTAACTTTCTTTGGTTGGAAGTCATCTTGTTACAGCCTATGACACGCAAACTGTACATTCCATATGGATGTATAAACAAAGGATTTCCagaaaaaaaagcaaataagGTTAATATTTTGGTGATGCTAACAAATCAAGCAAAAATACTTATCTATTTGCTATCTACAACCAGAATACAATCCACCACAAGCTTTTTATTCATTCCAGCACAGACAAACTAAATTTCCCATACTCATTTGGGGTAGTAGATCTAATAGAATTGAAACATGCATGCTACCGTAACAGCTTTGATCAATTTCCGAAAACATTCTTTAGAAAATTCTTCATTCTGGTTCTATGTGTTATAAAATGTCagcaaaaatgagaatagaGGAAGGGGAAAGCTAGAGAAactgaagaaaaaagatagtCAGTCTAGAGTTGCGCAGTATCAGTTGAATGAGACAGATTGAGAGAGACAGCAGGAAAGAGAAGGTAGTTGTTATGCGTGCATGTGCCCAGGCGGGTGGATGCTTTTAGTTTCCAGACATTTTATCAATCTAACCCATGCTGgtccttattttttattcatttatcaaTGACCAACccacatgcattttttttctccttgaagaaaaataacaatgtATATCATTACTGTCTGCGTATTTAAATGGGTGAGACTAACCTATACAAATTAATGCTCCAAAAAGGGAGAGACTCCAGTGGTGAAATTTCCACCTAGGACGCCAACTGGGAGCATCTAGCAAATCCAAAAGAAAGCAGGACAAGTTGACGCCTCCATAGCAGAGAAGGTAAAACATTGTGATAGTTGGGGTGATAAGGTCCAGATTGCCAATAATAACGCATGCAATACACAGGAAGGCCGTGAAGAGAGTGGCAATGTGAGGTTCACCCCCATCTGccgctttaaaatatttaagaacaGGTAGGATATCATCATTGGCTATTGCAGCAAGAAGACGGGGGGCGCCAGTCAGGCTCTGTAGAGCTGCACCTAAGGTTGAGAGAATAATACCAACATACGTAATTGCAGGGGCTGGCCAAGCAACAGTAGCTGTAAGTAACCTGCAAAGCAACTCTGTTAAGCCCaagcaaaaattattaatttattgcaacCAGCTTTGTGATTTAAAGATGGTCTATCTCTCAAGTTGTTGATATATTCAACTACATTTCAACACTGCTATGGAAACATTTGGGGAAGCATTTTCATTCATATGAATACAATCAAATTGCTAGAGTTCATGCCACCATATAAGTAACAACAGGACAACCTCAAAATTGGTACATAACAACTTCCAATTATGAGAACAACATTTCATATACTACAAGGGAATATCTAAGTGCCAATACCTGTACTGATAAGATAGCGGATTGTTCCAAAAGGATTGACCACAACTAACATCAAGTCGAAAGtactttcaaaaaattatctgAAAGTAATGACACAGAAAGCTTAGAACATTCAGGATCCTCGGATAATAGTAATGTTTCAAGTCCTATATAACATTCTCGGTGATGTGTAGACCACCCATTATGCGATCATTGCCACTCCTAAAAGGTACGATGACATCTCCATCCACTAAAACCACCTCACTGGCTCGTTAACATCACAACCACTGCATTCTATGTAATTTGATATGTATTTCTTTCTGACTTATTCTAGGTAATACTCGAAACCTTATGGTATATTTTGATGCATATTTCAAttacatgaaaagaaaagggtcATAAAACATAGTTCACATGAAAGTTGCTAAAACCAGTTCTTATGCAGGGTGAAACTCTCGCTTCCTTTAGTGTGCACTCACTCCATGGTCCTAAGAAAATCAGTTACCTAGGTATCTTGCTGTTTGTTACTCCTTAGCAGCCACAGaaagtaaatgaattaaagaACTTAACACATATTCCTAAAATTCATAGGAACTCAGTGGGCCACTATGCTATTTTGAGGGTATTtgatcttcttcttctactaATCCTATGCAGCAGCAGTAGAAATTAGTGAATCAACAAGCTTAATGCATATTGTTAAAAGCCGTTGAAACTGGATCCACCATGATGCTAAATCTCTGGGCACTTCAGCTTCTGAACTAAACAAGGTGCCATCACATGCCAAGCATGAGGAACTGATACAGCTTCCACGtattagttagaaaaaaatttcagcaaTTTTAAAGATACATGACAAATTGACTATATAGATCACGTGAATTCATGATAATCACACATGAAGACAATACTTATAAGCAAGATCAATCCAACCGGTTCATGAAAAATCCTTCTCTCTCCCGAAATAATCTATGAATATCTCCTCTTAAATCACACAAGCGAGCAGTCATATTATTTTAGACTTCAATCACCACCAGAGTTAATTGCTCAGTGATCAGACCCACCAGATGGTGCACCGTTATAAGATTGATAGGTCCTTTATCCATACCCCAGAATCATCTAGACAGTCACATAAACATGGCAAGCAACTAAACAAGGTACGTCATATGATTACAAAGACAGCTCGAACACTCCATGCAACCTTTAACagataggataaaaaatggcACTCATTTGCACGAAATGCAGCAGTTTTCATAGATAAGaagaatttacatatattaccTGTCGGTCAAAAGCTTTTCCCTGGTTGCAAGAGCTCCAAAGAACAGCACAGTGACCAAATACAGACCTGAAGTTGCCAAAGTTGCACTTAAAGTCCCAATTGGAATGGAACGCTGAGTGTCCTTCAGCGAGGCAGACCGATTTGAACCTGCCATAATCCCTGTTACAGCAGGGAAAAAGAGGCCTACCAATGCACTGACAGTAATAGAAAAAGGTAACAGTTAGAAAATATATGACATAGTTCCCTTAGACTCTATCCTTGAATGATACACTACTATACTAGCATCACTAGAGCAAGCAGCCTCAGATTTGGCCAGCAGAtcatttaaaacaaatatgcCTACAATAGAACCATTAACCAGCTTGTTCAACAAGGTATACCGAATTTTGCGGTGAAACATAATAGAGGTTGTTCTCTGCCCTATACATCAAAACTAAGAATACCCATTTTTTTCAGTCACGCTAATTAGGCTACACTACGGCTCTGGGTAAAGAGTAAAGAGTGTACGTAAAACCCATAACATTTCACTCTTAACAGCTTACAAACAACCTATACTGCGCATAACCACCATTTTTGGCATATCCATAAACCCATGCAATAACTTAGAGTCAGCATCAGTTTTCAATGAATTATCACGAAACCAAGTATGTTCTGCGGAAGTTAAATATGTAAAACCAAATGGGTGTCTAGAAATAATGAAAGCTATCATCCTGAGGAAAGGCATTGTATACTAAGGATGCTGCCATCATAGATCAGCCCCAATAAGAATATATTAGGATGCAATAAAGAAAGTGACCATTGCAAtgacaaaatagaaaaacaagcAGAATGAGATATCGCAGGAGGTCTCACTTGAAACTCCAGTATATTTTCCCATTAGGATCTGGGATTCCAGCATGATTTGTTGTTTGATAAGCCGAatcccaattttttttgaaagattCCAGGCTCAAGCCCGTAATTCCATCTGTACCACGAGTAGAACATTACAAAAGCCCATCAATAGTCAAAGAAACCCAAGAGGCAAATTTAAAActgcaaaaagaaatttaagaaACAAACAATCAACCAGGTGAATATCCATAATCTAACTACCGACATCTACTGAATAGTGGAAACCACAGCAAAACAGTTAACAAAAACTGTAGCAGCTACATGTGCAGATGGATGCTAAAAAAACTTACAACAAACTTGCCCTTTTTACGGATTCCAACACATCAGCATAATAAGCCATGATACAAATTATGTTCAGTTCAGAGCTTCATAGAATGAAGAAAGTCGAATGAATAATCTTTACTCGACAGGACCAAAAGCAGAAACATTGTcatttatcattataaaagAATAGTCTATATGACTAGATCTGAATGATACACCAAGAAATAAAAGCAGAAAATAGCAGTAGATCACCAGTCCAACCTAATAATCATTAAGATTACCAAACTGATgagtttctaaaatttaacaatataGTCAAATCATGCCCTTCAATTGCATCACAACTTTATTGAATCACAAACATAATAGACGAATCTAAAAAGAATACACTAGATGCATACCGAAATCATGAcaccaaaagaaaattgagcACCAGCATGGAGAAATAGTTTTAAAAGTTCACCATGAAATTAACCCTTTTACAGGGAATATGTCCCTGTTCAGCGACATCATTTTTATGGAATCAAAAGCGGCTGCACATATTCCCATTGGCAATTCACAATCATCATGATAGAAATAACAAAAGACGCATGCCAGAAGCATTAGGCTGAAATTTTATCCCAGAAACAAccaaagaaaaagttaaaagtagcaagagaaaagaaacttACCTGCTGGATAATTCTTCCTTGCCAGAAATATCCCAATAAAGATGCAAAACAGTGAGAGCACGACAGGTATTAGAAAGGCTGGGGCAACGCGGTTAATCATTTTTACTCCACCAAATACTATGAAACATAGGATTATCGTCACAATAACCCCATAAACTTGCAAGTCATGCAAATTTGGGCTGGTTTGTGCGACATCCGATCCATTTATCTTCACAAAAGTCGTACCTAGAAGAATAAGATTAATTTGGAGCTTAAACTCATAAAACTGAGATACTGAACATACACATAAAACATATGATTGCTCCCAAAAACATTTCGTCACAAGACAACTTATAAGGGACCTTATTAGGTATTTAGAACTTTGTAATTTGTACTTCGTAAAAAGACTTCAAGGGtccataaataattacataaacaatcCTAATAATCTGGGTTCACTCAATCATAATAAGGTATACTTTATAGAAATGTTCAACCCTTCCATAATCCGAAAATGCAGAATATATGTTGAATTAAAACAGATATATAAACCAACtgaaaaaaactataaaaatatcaaaaagtgAAAGCAACCAGAAAAAACTAGTCACAAGTCTTCGTGGCCAAGGGGGCCAGGGTGTTAACCAGATCAGGTAgtgttttaaaattgaaaacttgtTACTTCATCCCTGATCATGGAGCTGATCCACATCCAATGAAAGGGGGCTTGTTACAGTTTAATCTTTATGATAACACTATCCTTTTCTGGTAGTTAGCACACTTAAAGTTTACATTaacatacaaataataaattcattgcACAAGGATGAAAATAGATGGTAAATGAAAGATTTTACACAAAAACCTGTCGGAAGATCATTGTCCCCAGCTTTTACCTTTAAAAATCCCTGCCTGTGGTAAAGCAGTTAGGAAAGTTTCCACAGCCCCCAAAACATAACtgtattaaatgaaaataacatAGAATAAAAGATTAGCAACAAAGTAAGTTCCTTTGTCTCGCtatgagagagaaaagaaaagagcaaCTCCTTTATTACAAATACAATATACTTAACAGTGCACCAGCGACAGCATTTCCAAGGAAAAAGCATAAACCAATGCTAACTCCAACCTCTGGACCCAAGGCACGACCAATAAGATAATAAGGTCCCCCTCCCTGGATAACAAAATATACTTCAAGAATGCATCTTTGAATCAACTGGCTCAGTAAACTAAACATTTCCATCAAAGTTTACATATTTGGCAAATTATCCCTAATGCAAATGATTAGGAACAAGCACACACATGGTcaccaaagaaaaatatgatgttGTACCTTCATTGCGCCATTGGTGGCGATTGCACTCAAAGATATTGTTGTAAGGAAAGTACACGAACCACAGAAGGCAACCAGCACCAGCGATTGGCCAATCCCAGCCATACCCACAATCCTGAAGTTAGACTGTGGATCAGaatatagtttataaaaatatgaagtaCCGCATACACATTAAATGGCGAAAAatgcttaaattaaaaatatttgttcagGCACTGTCTAAGACTAACTGAGGAAATAGAAGACATTTTCAGCTTTCCTGCCAAATCCTGCAGCTTCTCTCATACATGAAACAGAGAAACAATCTACTAGCACAAGCACAGGCACTTAAAACAACCTCAGAGACCAACAGAAGTAAAgcatggaaaagaaaaaaagatattagaGGCAATTCGGATCCCTAGAAAATGTGTAATGTGGTTTAACTCATGATAATAGCCTTTGATGAGACAAGCAAGATAACAAAATCCATGTCAATATCTATGCAATAAAACATTGCTAATCTGTGTTGAATTAGGAACTTAGCATTTATGAAGCTGCAGCAGAGCAACCCAAGCTAAGCTTGGATGAGAATTTGATCCCAAACTGAGCTAAAGGACAATTTACCAGGCTTGACTTGCTAGTTATCTGGCCTACTCATGAATCAAACAAATAGAACTCGAACTTCATCAAGCAATGAATAATGGAGTTGCTGTGATGGAaaactttctaaaattacTATACGAAGAGGAAAATGTGAAGAAGTAGGAAAAGCCTTcctaatatatttcaaaagcaCTCACAAATGAGATCTTCCTTATTCAGGAGTTCTGCACATTGTAAGGCATAAATTCATTCAATACTTAGAATCCTGGTCGCCAAGTTCAGCTAAAGCTATTTCTTCAGAATCcaattaaaaatcattttgttCATGTGCATCAGATTAGGGATTTCAAAGTGTATCGAAAAACATTGAGCAACATGGAACTTACCAAGAAAATCGGATGTAGTAAATAATTCCCAATATGTTTTGCAAACAAGGTATAAACACGCCCATCATTGTCCCCGATTTGACACTCTCACTCTGCAAGACAAATGAATTGCTTCAGAGGACATCGATAAAGAGTTAAAAGACGTATAATCCATTTTGATtcaccaaaatacaaaatcattaCTTTAAGTAGCATATCTCTATGCCTCAAGTTTCTTATTTCAACATTCAAATAGCATGACGTGCTCATCGCGTTAATTAGAACATGAGTAAGAATAgggggaaaaggaaaagaagaaaggaaagacCCACTTATACATGTCAGTACGCAAAGATTAAGTAAGTACAATTTTTATCACATATAGAAGTTTGTCTTTGTATCTTCATTGGCTATTGCATAGCCTCATCTGCCAgatggaaaagaagaaaaataaaagaatattgagCACACAGCAGTTCGTCAAAATCCAATTGAACTGCAGTACGACATCCATTTTACAGATTCTGTACATGGATCGAATGtgcaatattttcaagaaaatagaaaacaatcCGAGAAAAAGTTACATAACACAAGCTTCTTTCAGGGAAAAGATCGAAGTTCTACAGACATTCCCATACTCAAAAAGCTCACTAAAGTGGAACGGGAGTATAATTGGTTGATCAACCAGTGTAGACAATGGTAGATTTTGCTTACATCTGGATTCATATAAATGAAGGGGACACTGATTTCATCTAAATCAGGTTTCCACTATTTCACAAAAGTAAGGCATGTAAAATTTCCTCAGGAGGTCAGATGCatcaacttatttatttcttcaagGCAAATGTTTTAGGTTTTCCCAAAATGTAAACTAGGTAATTGTTTAAGACAAATTCTTCCAAATATTTATAGCAAAACAATTGGATTAACACAAACATGGACCCACTAAAAAACAGACCTTGTTATCTAAAAGAATTCAGTTAAATTTGTATAGAACCAATGTAATTCAAAATTCTTGAGTTCTTCAACAAACTTAGAGGCTCAAGAATTTTGGCAACTTCTCCCCAGCTTCAATCCAACTTCAACATACTTTCTCATCAATACTTGTGCTGCCAATAAGACTAAATCCATTTTGAAGCTGCTCCCTCATCATAGAGAGATTAGATGGAAAAGGCAGCAGGAAATCCTAAAACTATTACAAGCATCTGGACACTTAAAACAAACGTAAAccaatcaacatttaatattaGGCTTACAAAGACAGTAAAGGTTTAACAAGAcaacagaaaagaaagaatttacCTTTGGAGGCTCAATATTAATCGGTACATCATCTCCATCCCTAGGACTAGATGGTGCTTGGATCTGATCCCTGCCATACTGGGACATGAACACTCATCAAAACAATTCAAGCTTaaccaaataaattgttaACATCAAACATTATCCGACCTATCACAACATCATCAAGACAAGTTTCATCTAAAAAGTGTGGGATTAATAGAGGAGAAAATAACATTGGAAAATTGTAATAGAGAAACACTTTGATTAGTGATGCCTAGCAAGATGATCATTTACAACATACCTTTTAAGCCCCAAAATGTTAACAAGTGAATCAAAACCGAATAATTCCAATTTGGATTCAGCCTGAGCACCATTAGCACGTCCATGGTTAGGTAGGGACCCATCTTTTCTCTCAGAAGCCATATCTGGTGGTATGCCCACTTTTACTTTTCTATATNNNNNNNNNNCCCAAAAgtatacaagaaaataattcaaacaaattgataaaataagcATACAACATCAACCCATCTGTAAAAGCATCATAGGACACTATTATCAACACAGCCAGTTCATGAAGGCTTTACAACCAACAAAATATGAACCTGGCACTCAACAATTTAACACTATGTAGAATAAATCTATAGTACAAGCACACGGATGCTGTTCATGTTTGCACGATTGGTCCAGGTAAGAAGCATGTGGATTTCAGCTGTAGGAACTAAACTTCGGTCATAAACTATAGTTGATGGCTAAATGTTCATTCttctttaatattaaaatctcaAGGCCACCATTCAGCTGCCGCAGAACATTCATGTAAATTAGTAAAAAGGATTGAAAACAAAACTTTTACATTTCAAAACTAGTGtaactttaattaaa encodes:
- the LOC105167272 gene encoding cation-chloride cotransporter 1 isoform X1, with the translated sequence MMGVFIPCLQNILGIIYYIRFSWIVGMAGIGQSLVLVAFCGSCTFLTTISLSAIATNGAMKGGGPYYLIGRALGPEVGVSIGLCFFLGNAVAGALYVLGAVETFLTALPQAGIFKGTTFVKINGSDVAQTSPNLHDLQVYGVIVTIILCFIVFGGVKMINRVAPAFLIPVVLSLFCIFIGIFLARKNYPADGITGLSLESFKKNWDSAYQTTNHAGIPDPNGKIYWSFNALVGLFFPAVTGIMAGSNRSASLKDTQRSIPIGTLSATLATSGLYLVTVLFFGALATREKLLTDRLLTATVAWPAPAITYVGIILSTLGAALQSLTGAPRLLAAIANDDILPVLKYFKAADGGEPHIATLFTAFLCIACVIIGNLDLITPTITMFYLLCYGGVNLSCFLLDLLDAPSWRPRWKFHHWSLSLFGALICIVIMFLISWAFTLVSLALATLIYYYVSVKGKAGDWGDGFKSAYFQLALRSLRSLGANQVHPKNWYPIPLIFCRPWGKLPENVPCHPKLADFANCMKKKGRGMSIFVSILDGEYHECAEDAKAACRALSTYIEYKRCEGVAEIVVAPTMSDGFRGIVQTMGLGNLKPNIVVMRYPEIWRQENLTEIPATFVGIINDCIVANKAVVIVKGLDEWPNEYQRQYGTIDLYWIVRDGGLMLLLSQLLLTKESFESCKIQVFCIAEEDSDAEELKADVKKFLYDLRMQAEVIVISMKSWDGQSEQQDESVEAFNGARERIASYLSEMKEKAQKHGTPLMADGKAVVVNEQQVEKFLYTTLKLNTTILRYSRMAAVVLVSLPPPPLNHPAYFYMEYMDLLVENVPRLLIVRGYRRDVVTLFT
- the LOC105167272 gene encoding cation-chloride cotransporter 1 isoform X2 — protein: MAADNNGVDIETSDDNDFSSGRGLGGRKYRPVIAQDDDRAVLEMSSIDPGGRASSSLDTPNDLKKVKVGIPPDMASERKDGSLPNHGRANGAQAESKLELFGFDSLVNILGLKRYYGRDQIQAPSSPRDGDDVPINIEPPKSESVKSGTMMGVFIPCLQNILGIIYYIRFSWIVGMAGIGQSLVLVAFCGSCTFLTTISLSAIATNGAMKGGGPYYLIGRALGPEVGVSIGLCFFLGNAVAGALYVLGAVETFLTALPQAGIFKGTTFVKINGSDVAQTSPNLHDLQVYGVIVTIILCFIVFGGVKMINRVAPAFLIPVVLSLFCIFIGIFLARKNYPADGITGLSLESFKKNWDSAYQTTNHAGIPDPNGKIYWSFNALVGLFFPAVTGIMAGSNRSASLKDTQRSIPIGTLSATLATSGLYLVTVLFFGALATREKLLTDRLLTATVAWPAPAITYVGIILSTLGAALQSLTGAPRLLAAIANDDILPVLKYFKAADGGEPHIATLFTAFLCIACVIIGNLDLITPTITMFYLLCYGGVNLSCFLLDLLDAPSWRPRWKFHHWSLSLFGALICIVIMFLISWAFTLVSLALATLIYYYVSVKGKAGDWGDGFKSAYFQLALRSLRSLGANQVHPKNWYPIPLIFCRPWGKLPENVPCHPKLADFANCMKKKGRGMSIFVSILDGEYHECAEDAKAACRALSTYIEYKRCEGVAEIVVAPTMSDGFRGIVQTMGLGNLKPNIVVMRYPEIWRQENLTEIPATFVGIINDCIVANKAVVIVKGLDEWPNEYQRQYGTIDLYWIVRDGGLMLLLSQLLLTKESFESCKIQVFCIAEEDSDAEELKADVKKFLYDLRMQAEVIVISMKSWDGQSEQQDESVEAFNGARERIASYLSEMKEKAQKHGTPLMADGKAVVVNEQQVEKFLYTTLKLNTTILRYSRMAAVVLVSLPPPPLNHPAYFYMEYMDLLVENVPRLLIVRGYRRDVVTLFT